The following coding sequences are from one Treponema sp. J25 window:
- the rpsF gene encoding 30S ribosomal protein S6, with product MRHYELTVIFPLEEDQYRSGREQVMADLAAHHATVEKTDEMGDRDLAYPINKRKRGRYVVFYLQLDPAQLTGLDRAFKLNQNVVRYLFVKVD from the coding sequence ATGCGTCACTATGAACTTACGGTCATCTTCCCCCTGGAAGAAGACCAATATCGATCTGGTCGGGAACAAGTTATGGCCGACCTCGCGGCTCACCATGCCACGGTCGAAAAAACCGATGAAATGGGAGACCGGGATCTTGCCTATCCCATCAACAAGCGGAAGCGGGGACGCTACGTAGTATTTTACCTGCAGTTGGATCCAGCGCAGCTTACCGGCTTAGACAGGGCTTTTAAACTGAATCAGAATGTGGTGCGCTACTTATTTGTTAAAGTAGATTAA
- a CDS encoding NAD(P)/FAD-dependent oxidoreductase — protein sequence MDSYEYIIVGSGPAGLGAAFELVKRRKSASILLIDKAKVSSGGLRNDCKMNFTYPIGFPTEFWDRELAESYLHRVMEILSPPVMEKKNLSSYMYRAQKIGVELLEITQAHLGTDGGLKLIQHLMAELQQKGVDIALEESLVEVDASSRIIVTSKREARYGSLLVAPGRGGFDFLRNLMKKLAIPFSDNSIDVGIRIETREERYPIVRDYYDPKFLFPERVRTFCTNSRSAHVVKERYETHHGEVYYSVNGHAWSEQRAPNGLVNFAMLRTVDFTEPLASGQDFAEMLGLQAMLAGGGKPLMQRVGDFRLGKRSSRDTFNHDLYDFEPTLADCTPGDISLVMPAKFLRSIWKALKLLDTIVPGVLHPSTIMYYPEIKLYANKPVFQDPRYFRALPHLYLAGDGAGTSRGITAAWASGIRVADGMLEEEQS from the coding sequence ATGGACAGCTACGAGTATATCATCGTCGGTTCGGGCCCGGCGGGATTGGGAGCCGCCTTTGAACTGGTAAAACGCCGAAAAAGTGCATCGATCCTTCTCATCGATAAGGCTAAGGTTTCTTCCGGGGGCCTGCGAAACGATTGTAAAATGAATTTTACCTATCCTATCGGATTTCCTACCGAGTTCTGGGATCGAGAATTAGCCGAATCATATCTCCACCGGGTTATGGAAATTCTTTCACCACCGGTGATGGAGAAAAAAAATCTTTCATCATATATGTATCGGGCCCAGAAAATTGGGGTAGAACTCCTTGAAATCACCCAGGCTCACCTGGGTACCGATGGGGGGCTCAAACTCATCCAGCATCTTATGGCAGAACTCCAACAAAAAGGAGTAGACATCGCCCTTGAAGAATCCCTTGTAGAGGTGGATGCTTCGTCCCGCATAATAGTGACCAGTAAACGGGAAGCCCGATATGGCTCGCTTCTCGTGGCCCCTGGCCGGGGTGGCTTTGACTTTCTCAGGAACCTTATGAAAAAGCTTGCCATACCCTTCTCTGACAATTCTATCGACGTCGGGATTCGTATAGAAACCCGGGAAGAGCGCTACCCTATTGTGCGGGATTATTATGACCCCAAGTTCCTCTTTCCAGAACGGGTACGGACCTTTTGTACTAATTCCCGCTCTGCCCACGTAGTAAAAGAACGATACGAAACCCACCATGGAGAGGTGTACTACAGCGTAAACGGCCATGCCTGGTCAGAACAACGAGCGCCCAATGGCCTTGTGAATTTTGCCATGCTGCGAACCGTCGATTTTACCGAGCCCCTCGCTTCAGGCCAGGACTTTGCGGAGATGCTCGGCCTCCAGGCAATGCTTGCCGGTGGGGGCAAACCCCTCATGCAACGGGTGGGAGATTTTCGTTTAGGGAAACGTTCCAGTCGGGATACCTTTAACCATGACCTCTATGATTTCGAACCAACCCTTGCGGATTGTACCCCTGGCGATATTAGTCTTGTCATGCCCGCTAAATTCCTCAGGTCCATCTGGAAGGCTCTGAAATTGTTAGATACGATTGTACCGGGGGTGCTTCATCCGAGTACCATAATGTACTATCCCGAAATAAAACTCTACGCCAACAAACCGGTTTTCCAGGACCCCCGTTATTTCCGGGCCCTCCCCCACCTGTATTTGGCCGGCGATGGAGCAGGAACAAGTCGGGGCATCACCGCCGCCTGGGCCAGTGGTATTCGGGTTGCCGACGGTATGCTCGAGGAGGAACAATCATGA
- the rpsR gene encoding 30S ribosomal protein S18, with the protein MADEMMNEEVKVEPAADMGSREGDDKSGRNPKGKIYFKKKVCKFCAQKAAIDYKDADTLRRYTTERGKILPRRITGTCAKHQRELSTAIKRARILALLPFVAD; encoded by the coding sequence ATGGCTGATGAAATGATGAATGAAGAGGTAAAAGTAGAGCCCGCTGCTGATATGGGCAGTCGAGAAGGGGATGATAAAAGCGGGCGGAATCCAAAAGGGAAAATATATTTTAAGAAGAAGGTGTGCAAATTCTGCGCCCAGAAAGCCGCTATCGATTATAAAGATGCGGATACCCTTCGTCGGTATACCACAGAACGGGGTAAGATTTTGCCCCGCCGTATTACTGGTACCTGTGCAAAACATCAGCGGGAGCTTTCTACGGCCATTAAACGGGCCCGTATTTTAGCGTTGCTTCCGTTTGTAGCGGACTAA